From the Clarias gariepinus isolate MV-2021 ecotype Netherlands chromosome 3, CGAR_prim_01v2, whole genome shotgun sequence genome, one window contains:
- the LOC128518682 gene encoding G-protein coupled receptor 183, protein MNLTLDPTVAPLNLNTTPKPFNVFDGCETMVEGVLFDLTVQSFNFVIGLPANILVIAILIHNRHEPSTSDIFLGCLALMDGYFGLMVPISFLNLYYWKTKQGFLALQFSYGVKDTSGPLFFSCICLDRFIAVVFPIAFNQLKHIKYRIGLAVFVLCLTFGYASAKTIGGFHNFEKVFTAEILATFTWMLICNMSILWALKRSRGAGKDEMHPMKKKAFKMVLSILCIIIFNYLPLVALFPFEDHYTHVAFKCYIQPVGYAFMNISSSIQPLIYLSRLEKIPFLPKSLTEKLSCWKKTEQSPA, encoded by the coding sequence ATGAACCTCACCCTCGACCCGACTGTTGCCCCTCTGAACCTGAACACGACCCCTAAGCCCTTCAATGTCTTTGATGGATGTGAGACCATGGTGGAAGGCGTCCTGTTCGACCTGACAGTGCAATCCTTTAACTTTGTAATAGGATTACCAGCCAACATCCTGGTCATTGCTATCCTGATCCATAACCGACACGAGCCGTCCACCTCTGACATATTCCTGGGATGCCTGGCTTTAATGGATGGCTACTTCGGGCTCATGGTCCCTATAAGCTTCCTGAATCTCTACTACTGGAAGACCAAGCAAGGATTTTTGGCGCTGCAGTTCTCCTATGGCGTGAAAGACACAAGTGGACCGCTCTTCTTTTCCTGTATCTGTCTAGACAGGTTTATCGCTGTGGTCTTCCCGATAGCTTTTAATCAGTTGAAGCATATTAAGTACAGGATTGGCCTGGCAGTGTTTGTGCTCTGCCTCACCTTTGGTTATGCCTCTGCCAAAACCATCGGCGGCTTTCATAATTTCGAGAAGGTCTTCACGGCAGAGATCCTGGCCACGTTCACATGGATGCTGATCTGCAACATGTCCATCCTGTGGGCGCTGAAGCGCTCACGAGGCGCGGGCAAGGATGAAATGCACCCCATGAAAAAGAAGGCCTTCAAGATGGTGCTCTCCATCctgtgcattattatttttaactacCTCCCTCTGGTGGCCCTGTTCCCCTTCGAGGATCACTACACGCACGTGGCCTTCAAGTGCTACATCCAGCCTGTGGGTTACGCCTTCATGAATATCAGCAGCAGCATCCAGCCGCTCATCTACCTGTCTCGTCTGGAGAAGATTCCCTTCCTGCCTAAGTCTTTAACAGAGAAGCTCAGCTGTtggaaaaaaacagagcaaTCACCAGCATAG
- the LOC128518631 gene encoding zinc-binding protein A33, whose product MSSKLPEEDLLCPVCCDIFSDPVLLPCSHSFCRSCLQNFWERSLFRSCPVCRRRVSKKQAPSNLALRNLCEAFKQTQNWRSENDEKMLCPQHGEKMKLFCIDDQQPICVVCQTSRMHKGHNCTPTDEAALDCKEKLDSALKTLKDNFDVVMKLRMTSAVTVEHIRSQGQLIEKQIKHQFMELHQFLHKEEEARLSVLKEEETKKIDDIKKRDEELMNRIFSLSEIISRTEQDIAADDLTLLQNFNSAMERTQSSPPNPKGFHGALIDEAKHLSNLKFRVWENMQEVAPYFPVTLDPNTVHPCLRLSDDLSSVHYSSLGRPLPTNPERFSVSAEVLGSTAIDSGMHAWEVDLAESNDWILGVASVSVKRDLEVPARPENGFWTLCMRDGEYRAMVSPVKTLKSDKKLQKVRVEVDWDAGNVCFLCPEDGEMLYKFTQGFTDKVVPYFYTQSTKPLRIVPQLVMISMKKN is encoded by the exons ATGTCTTCCAAGTTGCCTGAAGAGGACCTGTTATGCCCTGTGTGCTGTGACATCTTCAGCGATCCCGTCCTGCTCCCATGCAGCCACAGCTTTTGCCGGTCCTGTCTGCAGAACTTTTGGGAAAGGTCACTTTTCCGGAGCTGTCCCGTTTGCAGGAGGAGAGTCTCGAAAAAACAAGCTCCAAGCAACTTGGCTTTGAGGAACCTGTGCGAGGCCTTCAAGCAGACCCAGAACTGGAGATCTGAAAACGATGAGAAGATGTTGTGCCCACAGCACGGTGAGAAAATGAAGCTCTTCTGCATAGATGACCAGCAGCCCATCTGCGTGGTGTGCCAAACTTCAAGAATGCACAAGGGTCACAACTGCACTCCCACAGACGAGGCCGCGCTGGACTGTAAG GAGAAACTTGATTCTGCTTTGAAGACACTCAAAGACAACTTTGATGTTGTGATGAAACTTAGAATGACTTCAGCTGTGACAGTCGAGCACATCAGG AGTCAGGGTCAGCTAATAGAGAAGCAAATAAAGCATCAGTTCATGGAGCTTCACCAGTTCCTGCATAAAGAAGAGGAGGCTCGGCTCTCTGTGCTCAAGGAGGAAGAGACGAAGAAGATTGATGATATAAAGAAAAGAGATGAAGAGCTGATGAACAGgatcttttctctctctgagaTCATCAGTCGCACAGAGCAGGACATCGCAGCTGATGATCTGACGCTGCTGCAG AATTTCAATTCTGCCATGGAGAG AACTCAGAGTTCACCTCCAAATCCAAAAGGGTTTCATGGGGCACTAATAGATGAAGCCAAGCACTTGAGCAACCTGAAGTTCAGGGTTTGGGAGAATATGCAAGAAGTCGCTCCATACT TCCCTGTGACTCTGGACCCGAACACAGTGCACCCGTGTCTCAGGCTGTCAGACGACCTCAGTAGTGTCCATTACAGCAGCCTGGGTCGTCCTCTCCCCACCAATCCTGAGCGCTTCTCTGTGAGTGCAGAGGTCCTCGGCTCGACAGCCATCGATTCTGGCATGCATGCCTGGGAGGTGGACCTGGCAGAGAGCAATGACTGGATCCTGGGTGTAGCTAGCGTGTCTGTTAAGAGGGACTTGGAGGTCCCGGCACGACCGGAGAACGGGTTCTGGACACTGTGCATGCGGGATGGAGAGTACAGAGCCATGGTGTCTCCTGTAAAAACACTGAAGTCGGACAAAAAGCTACAGAAAGTGCGAGTGGAAGTGGACTGGGATGCAGGGAATGTTTGTTTCTTGTGTCCTGAGGACGGGGAAATGCTGTACAAATTCACACAAGGGTTCACGGACAAGGTGGTGCCGTATTTCTACACGCAGAGTACAAAGCCTCTGAGGATTGTACCACAGCTGGTGATGATTTCTATGAAGAAAAACTGA
- the tubb4bl gene encoding tubulin beta-4B chain: MREIVHLQAGQCGNQIGAKFWEVISDEHGIDPTGSYHGDSDLQLDRISVYYNEASGGKYVPRAILVDLEPGTMDSVRSGPFGQIFRPDNFVFGQSGAGNNWAKGHYTEGAELVDSVLDVVRKEAESCDCLQGFQLTHSLGGGTGSGMGTLLISKIREEYPDRIMNTFSVVPSPKVSDTVVEPYNATLSVHQLVENTDETYCIDNEALYDICFRTLKLTTPTYGDLNHLVSATMSGVTTCLRFPGQLNADLRKLAVNMVPFPRLHFFMPGFAPLTSRGSQQYRALSVPELTQQMFDAKNMMAACDPRHGRYLTVAAVFRGRMSMKEVDEQMLNVQNKNSSYFVEWIPNNVKTAVCDIPPRGLKMAATFIGNSTAIQELFKRISEQFTAMFRRKAFLHWYTGEGMDEMEFTEAESNMNDLVSEYQQYQDATAEEGEFEEEGEEEVA, from the exons ATGCGCGAGATCGTGCACCTGCAAGCCGGACAGTGCGGCAACCAGATCGGAGCAAAG TTCTGGGAGGTGATCAGTGATGAGCACGGTATCGACCCGACCGGGTCGTATCACGGAGACAGCGACCTGCAGCTGGACAGAATCAGCGTTTACTATAATGAGGCTTCAG GTGGGAAGTACGTACCCCGTGCCATCCTCGTGGACCTGGAGCCCGGCACCATGGACTCCGTCCGCTCCGGCCCCTTCGGACAGATCTTCAGACCTGACAACTTTGTGTTTG gaCAAAGTGGTGCTGGAAACAACTGGGCCAAGGGCCACTACACTGAGGGGGCGGAGCTTGTCGACTCTGTACTGGATGTGGTGCGTAAGGAGGCAGAGAGCTGCGACTGCCTGCAGGGTTTCCAGCTCACTCACTCTCTGGGTGGCGGCACCGGGTCAGGCATGGGCACACTGCTTATTAGCAAAATCCGCGAGGAGTATCCCGACCGCATCATGAACACCTTCAGCGTGGTGCCCTCGCCCAAAGTGTCCGACACCGTGGTGGAGCCCTACAACGCTACGCTGTCCGTGCACCAGCTGGTAGAGAACACTGACGAGACCTACTGCATTGACAACGAGGCACTCTACGACATCTGCTTCCGCACGCTGAAGCTGACCACGCCCACTTACGGCGATCTGAACCACCTGGTCTCGGCCACCATGAGCGGCGTCACGACCTGCCTGCGTTTCCCCGGGCAGCTTAATGCAGACTTGCGCAAGCTAGCCGTCAACATGGTGCCCTTCCCACGTCTGCATTTCTTCATGCCCGGGTTTGCTCCTCTGACCAGCAGGGGGAGCCAGCAGTACCGTGCTCTGTCTGTACCTGAGCTCACGCAGCAAATGTTTGATGCCAAGAACATGATGGCGGCCTGCGACCCGCGCCACGGCCGCTACCTCACCGTGGCTGCTGTCTTCCGTGGCCGCATGTCCATGAAGGAGGTGGATGAGCAGATGCTCAACGTGCAGAACAAGAACAGCAGCTATTTCGTCGAGTGGATCCCCAACAACGTCAAGACGGCCGTCTGCGACATTCCACCACGTGGCCTCAAGATGGCCGCCACATTCATCGGCAACAGTACAGCCATCCAGGAGCTGTTCAAGCGCATTTCTGAGCAGTTCACTGCTATGTTCAGGCGCAAGGCTTTCCTGCACTGGTACACCGGAGAGGGCATGGACGAGATGGAGTTCACCGAGGCTGAGAGCAACATGAACGACCTCGTCTCCGAGTACCAGCAGTACCAGGACGCCACCGCTGAGGAGGGCGAGTTCGAGGAGGAGGGCGAAGAGGAGGTCGCCTAG